The Streptomyces cyaneogriseus subsp. noncyanogenus region GTCGACGGTGCCGCCCGCGTCTACGACCCGATCGTGCGCGGCGAGGCGGGCGAGGACCTGTACGGGGTCTTCCTGAAGGACTACGCGCCCGGCAAGTGGTGACGGCGGGCGGGGGCCGCTCCCGGCCCGCTGCCGGTCCGCCCGGCGCCGGGCGGAGGGTCAGTCCACCGCGCCCAGCCGGGAGTTGCCCTCCGCGACCAGTGCCAGCAGGGTGCGCCAGTCCTCCAGCACCCCCGCGTCGAAGACGGCGTCGCGGCCCTCCTCGGCCGCCTGGCGCAGGCTGAGCAGGTCGTCGTCGGCCCAGGCGCACGGGTCGTCCTGGTGGCGCAGCAGGCCGGCGACACGGTCGCCGAGCAGCGGCCGTACCACCGCCGCCGTGCGGCCGCCGCGGCCGGTCCGGTCGCCGGGCCACAGCAGCCGGCCCACCGGGTGCACCAGCCCGGCCACCTGGAGCTCCTTGTCGGCGGGGCGGCCGCGGCGCAGCAGCGCGGCGGTCCGCAGCGCGTGGTCGTGCAGGTCCACCGGGGCGCCGCCGGGGCCCGCGGGGCTCCGTGTGCCCCGGCAGGCGTACAGCAGGTCCATCAGCTCCTCGACGCTGCGCAGCTCCATGCGTCCGTCCTCCCGTGCGAAGGCCGTTGCCGTCCGCCAGCAGAGCATGGCCTCCTTGCGGCCCGGCCAACGGCACTTGAACGGCCCGGCCACCTCGGTGCGGCCGTGCCGGACGGAGCGAAGGGGACGGCGTCCATCGGCCCCATTGGTTCCCCGTCGCCGCGCGGTATGCGCGGGCGACGGCGCAACGTAGGCCGAACGGGTGAGCGCTCGGTGGAGCGCGCGAGGGCGCATAGCGCACACTGCCTCTGCCGGACGCGCTGCGAAACGTCATGGTTACCCCAAGTTTTCGCTTCTATCGAGCGGCTACCCGCTCATTTGGTTAACCTGAGGCGGACGGGCAGCACCAAGGGGCCCCACCTCGCACCCACGGCCCGTCTGGGACAAGCCGGCGCACCACGGCCTGCTCTCAGCCCGAGTGACCGGCGCCACCGCGTCCGAGCTGCTTTCGACCGAGACCCGAGCGGGCGTCAGGTAAAGGACGGCAGAGTGGCCGGCGACGCCCGAGGGTGACCGACACATAAGGAGTGCGCGGTGACACCGGAGAAGACCAATCGCGAACAGCGTCCCACCGAACGCGCGGAGCGCGCGGGCCGCAGGCCCGGAGAACTCGGCAGCCTCGATGTGTGGGCCCGCTCCGCCCCCATCCGTCTGGCGGGTTACGAGGAAGACCTCGCCGAGCCGCACATCCTGCCCAGCGTGGACTGAGCGCGCGGCGGGGCCCGCCGCGACCGCCGGCGGCATGGGCGTGCGAGACTCACGCCCATGCTGATCAGGGAAGCGACGGCCGACGACTGGCCGCACATCTGGCCCTTCTGGCACCGCATCGTCGCCGCCGGCGAGACCTATGCCTGGGACCCCGAGACGACCGAGGAGCAGGCCCGGGCCCTGTGGATGAGCCCCGCCAAGCGGGTCTTCGCCGTCGAGGACGAGACCGGGGCCGTCTTCGCCTCCGCCTATCTCACCCCCAACTACGGGGGCCCCGCCGCCCGGATCGCCAACGCCGGCTTCATGGTCGATCCCGGCCACGGGGGGCGCGGCACCGGCCGCGCCCTCGCCGAGCACGTCCTGGCCGCCGCCAGGGCCGACGGCTACCGCGGCATGGTCTTCAACGCGGTCGTGGAGACCAACCCGGCCGTCAAGCTGTGGACGTCACTCGGGTTCACGATCCTCGGCACCGTACCGGACGCGTTCGAACACCCGCGGCACGGGCGGGTGGGCCTGCACATCATGTACCGGGCGCTGTAGGACCCGGCGCCGCCCGCCGCCGGGAACACCCGGGCTCCGCCGACCGGTTCGGCCACGCGTGTCCCGGACCCGGCCGCCGGGGCGCACATCTGCGCGGACCGTCGCCCGACCGGGGCAGGTGTCCGGGGCGGCCGCGGCGGCTTCGGCGCCCGCCGCCCCGCGGTGGCCGCACCGGCCGGCGACCAGGCACCCCGCCGACCGCGCGGGGTGCGTCTCCTTCCCGGCGACCGCCCGCGCGATGGGGTGCGCCCGGCCGGTGTCCCGCACCGGCGGCGGGCGACGGCACGGTTCGAGCGGTGCTCGGTGGGGGAGCTTCACACCACGCCGGGTCCCGGGCCCGCGGGCCCGCCCGGTCACCGCCCGCCGCAGCCGTCCGCACCCCAGCTACGGAGCACCCGCATGCATGACGACCGCACCCTGGTCGAAGCCCGCCTCCGGCGTGTCCTCGACGAACGCGTCCGTCCCGCCGTGTACCCCGAATCCGTGCCGCTGGACGTCGCGGTGTGGCACGCGCCCGGCGAGCCCGTGCCGGTGGCCGAGGGCCTGGCCGCCCGGCCCGAGCCCATCGCGGTGGGCACCCGCTGGGGCGCGCCCTGGGGCACGAGCTGGTTCCGGGTCACCGGAACCGTGCCCGAGGCATGGGCGGGCAGGACCGTCGAGGCCCTCCTCGACCTCGGCTTCGACGAGAACATGCCCGGCTTCCAGTGCGAGGGCCTGGTGTACCGGCCCGACGGCACCCCGGTGAAGGGCCTCAACCCGCGCACCCCCTGGGTGCGCGTCGGCGCCCCCGCCGAGGGCGGGGAGGAGGTGCGCCTGCACATCGAGGCCGCCTCCAACCCCGTCATCATGGGCCCCCGCCCCTTCGCGCCGACGCCGCTCGGCGACCCGCGGACGGCGGGGGGCGAGCCGCAGTACACCCTCACCCGTATGGACCTCGCCGTCTTCGACGAGACGGTGTGGCAGCTCGTGATCGACCTGGAGGTGCTCGGCGAGCTGATGGCCGAGCTGCCCGTGGAGGCGCCCCGCCGCTGGGAGATCCTGCGCGCGGTGGAGCGGGCCCTGGACGCCGTCGACCTCCAGGACGTGGGCGGCACCGCCGCCGAGGCCCGTGCGCGGCTCACCGGCGTCCTCTCCGCCCCCGCCGTCCCCTCGGCGCACCGCGTCAGCGCCGTCGGCCACGCGCACATCGACTCGGCGTGGCTGTGGCCGCTGCGCGAGACCGTCCGCAAGGTCGCCCGGACCGCCGCCAACATGACCGCGCTGCTGGACGACGAGCCGGACTTCGTCTTCGCCATGTCGCAGGCGCAGCAGTGGGCGTGGGTGAAGGAACACCGGCCCGAGGTGTGGGCGCGGGTGAAGAAGGCGGTGGCCGAGGGGCGGTTCGTGCCGGCCGGCGGCATGTGGGTGGAGTCGGACACCAACATGCCCGGATCGGAGGCGATGGCCCGGCAGTTCGTGCACGGCAAGAGGTTCTTCCTCGACGAGTTCGGCATCGAGAACGAGGAGGCGTGGCTGCCGGACACCTTCGGCTTCGCCGCCGGCCTGCCGCAGATCATCAAGGCGGCCGGGTCGAAGTACCTGCTGACGCAGAAGATCTCCTGGTCCCAGACGAACAGGTTCCCGCACCACACCTTCCGGTGGGAGGGCATCGACGGAACCCGCGTCTTCACGCACTTCCCGCCCGCCGACACCTACAACTGCTCCATGACCGGCGGCGAGCTCGCCCACGCCGTGCGCAACTTCCGGGAGAAGGGCGCGGCCCGTCGCTCCCTCGCGCCGACCGGGTGGGGCGACGGGGGCGGCGGCACCACCCGCGAGATGGTCGCCCGGGCGGCCCGGCTGCGCGACCTCGAAGGCTCCCCGACCGTGAGGTGGGAAACACCGCGGGAGTTCTTCGCCCAGGCCGCCGCCGAGTACCCCGACGCGCCCGTGTGGGCCGGCGAGCTCTACCTCGAACTGCACCGCGCCACCCTCACCAGCCAGGCCCAGACCAAGCAGGGCAACCGCCGCAGCGAACACCTGCTGTACGAGGCCGAGCTGTGGGCGGCCACCGCCGCCGTGCGCACCGGATTCCCGTATCCGTACGAGGAACTGGACCGCATCTGGAAGACGGTCCTGCTCCACCAGTTCCACGACATCCTGCCCGGCTCCTCCATCGCCTGGGTCCACCGCGAGGCACGCGCGACCTACGCGCGGATCGCCGGGGAGCTGACCGGGATCATCGAGGCCGCCCAGCGCGCCCTGGCCGGCGAGGGAGAACTGCCC contains the following coding sequences:
- a CDS encoding GNAT family N-acetyltransferase — translated: MLIREATADDWPHIWPFWHRIVAAGETYAWDPETTEEQARALWMSPAKRVFAVEDETGAVFASAYLTPNYGGPAARIANAGFMVDPGHGGRGTGRALAEHVLAAARADGYRGMVFNAVVETNPAVKLWTSLGFTILGTVPDAFEHPRHGRVGLHIMYRAL
- a CDS encoding alpha-mannosidase, with translation MHDDRTLVEARLRRVLDERVRPAVYPESVPLDVAVWHAPGEPVPVAEGLAARPEPIAVGTRWGAPWGTSWFRVTGTVPEAWAGRTVEALLDLGFDENMPGFQCEGLVYRPDGTPVKGLNPRTPWVRVGAPAEGGEEVRLHIEAASNPVIMGPRPFAPTPLGDPRTAGGEPQYTLTRMDLAVFDETVWQLVIDLEVLGELMAELPVEAPRRWEILRAVERALDAVDLQDVGGTAAEARARLTGVLSAPAVPSAHRVSAVGHAHIDSAWLWPLRETVRKVARTAANMTALLDDEPDFVFAMSQAQQWAWVKEHRPEVWARVKKAVAEGRFVPAGGMWVESDTNMPGSEAMARQFVHGKRFFLDEFGIENEEAWLPDTFGFAAGLPQIIKAAGSKYLLTQKISWSQTNRFPHHTFRWEGIDGTRVFTHFPPADTYNCSMTGGELAHAVRNFREKGAARRSLAPTGWGDGGGGTTREMVARAARLRDLEGSPTVRWETPREFFAQAAAEYPDAPVWAGELYLELHRATLTSQAQTKQGNRRSEHLLYEAELWAATAAVRTGFPYPYEELDRIWKTVLLHQFHDILPGSSIAWVHREARATYARIAGELTGIIEAAQRALAGEGELPLVFNAAPHTRSGVPAGGARTPVTEGRTTLTARPGGGHVLDNGLLRIEMDGRGLVVSAYDIGADRETIAPGLAAGLLQLHPDLPNMWDAWDVDAFYRRSVTDLTDADEIAPGEDGASVRIVRSFGASRATQVLTLPPGERRLLLDTEVDWHETEKFLKLAFPLDVHADRYASETQFGHVHRPTHTNTSWETAKFEACNHRFVHLAEPGWGVALVNDSTYGHDVTRTVRGEQDAGGRDGGTTTTVRASLLRAPRFPDPETDQGVHRFRHALLPGAAIGDAVREGWRINLPERRLSGAREVAPLVTSDQDAVVITAVKLADDGSGDVVVRFHEAHGGRARATLTAGFAVADAVVTDLLERPLPAERAPRAEGDRIAVRLRPFQLMTLRLRRA